In Paeniglutamicibacter kerguelensis, one genomic interval encodes:
- a CDS encoding biotin transporter BioY: MSHSTKAPATLGTTPPGARLGARLGARDLALVAVFAAFIAVLTLVPAVPVGALGVPITLQTLGVALTALILGSLRGASATALYLAVGLAGVPIFAKFSGGLGSLASPSAGYLLAFPIAALVTGALATLVLRKFTRRRLLWLFLSAMGGSIIVIHPLGILGMSLNAGIPLQQALIVDMAYWPGDLVKNFVAASIALSVFKAFPKMARRNYNA; this comes from the coding sequence ATGTCTCACTCCACGAAGGCCCCGGCCACTCTCGGCACCACACCCCCGGGCGCGCGCCTGGGCGCGCGCCTGGGCGCCCGGGATCTTGCCCTTGTCGCCGTATTCGCGGCGTTCATTGCCGTGCTCACGCTAGTGCCGGCGGTTCCCGTGGGTGCCTTGGGCGTTCCCATCACCCTGCAAACCCTTGGCGTCGCACTTACGGCACTCATTCTCGGTTCCCTGCGTGGCGCCTCGGCAACCGCGCTTTACCTTGCCGTCGGACTGGCCGGCGTGCCGATCTTCGCGAAGTTCTCCGGCGGGCTCGGATCCCTGGCATCGCCGAGCGCGGGCTACCTGCTGGCCTTCCCCATTGCGGCCCTTGTCACCGGCGCGCTTGCCACGTTGGTGCTGCGGAAGTTCACGCGTCGTCGGCTGCTCTGGCTGTTTCTTTCCGCCATGGGCGGCTCGATCATTGTCATCCACCCGCTGGGCATCCTTGGCATGTCGCTGAACGCCGGCATTCCGCTGCAGCAGGCACTCATCGTCGACATGGCCTACTGGCCCGGCGACCTGGTCAAGAACTTCGTTGCGGCAAGCATCGCGCTGAGCGTGTTCAAGGCATTCCCGAAGATGGCCCGCCGCAACTACAACGCCTAA
- a CDS encoding energy-coupling factor ABC transporter ATP-binding protein encodes MIRFEDAGLSVPADEPDAPVRVVLAPCTLTLGEARVAVIGANGSGKSTLLRMINGLATPSSGSVSVRGFDTRTKAKSVRQNVGFLFTDPLSQLVMPIVVEDVELSLKASIKDQGRRREAALAALESLGLKHLAQRSIYDLSGGERQLVALCSVLAAGQNILVADEPTTLLDLANNELLQRTIDSLDQQVVYATHDLDFAARADRGLLVHGGRIVFDGPADAAVEEYRNRVRSGSISA; translated from the coding sequence GTGATTCGTTTTGAAGATGCAGGATTGTCCGTACCGGCCGATGAGCCCGATGCACCCGTACGCGTCGTGCTGGCCCCCTGCACGCTGACTCTCGGCGAAGCGCGCGTCGCGGTGATCGGCGCCAACGGATCGGGCAAGTCCACCCTGTTGCGCATGATCAACGGGCTGGCCACCCCCTCCAGCGGATCCGTGAGCGTTCGAGGATTCGACACCCGGACCAAGGCCAAGTCGGTGCGCCAGAACGTGGGCTTCCTCTTCACAGACCCGCTCTCCCAGCTGGTGATGCCGATCGTGGTCGAGGACGTCGAGCTGTCGCTGAAGGCAAGCATCAAGGACCAGGGCCGGCGCCGCGAGGCCGCCTTGGCCGCACTCGAATCGCTGGGCCTCAAGCACCTGGCCCAGCGCAGCATCTACGACCTTTCCGGGGGTGAACGGCAACTGGTGGCGCTGTGCAGCGTGTTGGCCGCCGGGCAAAACATCCTTGTTGCCGACGAGCCCACCACGCTGCTGGACCTGGCGAACAACGAATTGCTTCAGCGCACCATCGACTCGCTGGACCAACAGGTCGTTTACGCCACGCACGACCTCGATTTCGCGGCCCGCGCGGACCGCGGCCTGCTGGTCCACGGCGGACGCATCGTCTTTGACGGGCCGGCGGACGCTGCCGTCGAGGAATACCGGAACCGGGTACGCAGCGGGTCGATCAGCGCATGA
- a CDS encoding Lrp/AsnC family transcriptional regulator, which produces MDGIDRAILRHLQEDGRMTATALAQEVGLTLAPCHRRLRELETSGVIRGYRADVDPAKINLGFEALVFVTLKDRQNMKAFEIEVTKSAQIVDAQRLFGDPDFLLRVVVADLPAYQHFYDEVLIALPGVEKLTSTIVMKNLKSGGRLPI; this is translated from the coding sequence GTGGACGGAATTGATCGCGCGATACTGCGCCACCTTCAAGAAGACGGGCGGATGACGGCCACCGCGTTGGCCCAAGAGGTCGGCTTGACGCTGGCGCCGTGCCACAGGAGGCTTCGGGAGCTGGAAACCTCCGGAGTGATCCGGGGCTATCGGGCCGATGTGGACCCGGCGAAGATCAACCTCGGATTCGAGGCGCTTGTGTTTGTCACGCTCAAGGACAGGCAGAACATGAAGGCCTTCGAAATCGAGGTGACAAAGAGCGCCCAGATCGTGGATGCGCAGCGGCTCTTCGGTGACCCGGATTTCCTCCTGCGGGTGGTGGTGGCCGATCTTCCCGCCTACCAGCACTTTTACGATGAGGTGCTCATCGCCCTGCCCGGGGTCGAGAAACTGACAAGCACGATTGTCATGAAAAACCTGAAGTCCGGCGGCCGGCTTCCGATCTAG
- the ypfJ gene encoding KPN_02809 family neutral zinc metallopeptidase, with translation MSFNDDARLDSNRVKDSRGHRGAKIAAGGGGILVVLLAAIFGINPDMLAQLGLGGETPSEQTATGAPGIAECKTGADANARQDCRILATTQSLDSFWLSYLPKYNVKVAKPGVEIFSGRVDTACGPATSAVGPFYCPGDRVAYFDTAFFADLQNNYGSDGGALAEEYVVAHEYGHHIQNTIGTLAASQQGGTGANSGSVRVELQADCFAGMWAAYAAQTKDANGNTFMKPLTESDLRSALSAASAVGDDRIQKAATGRVSPEGWTHGSAAQREAWFLQGYKTGDINKCDTLSSRNLNKPGA, from the coding sequence ATGAGCTTCAACGACGATGCACGCCTGGATTCCAATCGGGTCAAGGATTCACGCGGCCACCGCGGGGCCAAGATCGCGGCGGGAGGCGGAGGCATCCTGGTGGTGCTGCTGGCCGCGATCTTCGGCATCAATCCGGACATGCTGGCCCAACTCGGACTCGGCGGGGAAACCCCGAGCGAACAGACCGCCACGGGCGCTCCCGGCATCGCGGAATGCAAGACCGGCGCCGACGCCAACGCGCGCCAGGACTGCCGGATCCTCGCCACCACCCAGTCCCTGGACAGCTTCTGGCTTTCCTACCTGCCGAAGTACAACGTGAAGGTCGCCAAGCCCGGCGTGGAAATCTTCAGCGGTAGGGTCGACACGGCCTGCGGGCCTGCAACCAGCGCCGTGGGCCCGTTCTACTGCCCCGGCGACCGCGTTGCCTACTTCGACACCGCATTCTTCGCCGACCTGCAGAACAACTACGGCTCAGACGGCGGAGCCCTGGCCGAGGAATATGTGGTCGCCCACGAGTACGGGCACCACATCCAGAACACCATCGGAACCCTGGCCGCCTCGCAACAGGGCGGCACCGGGGCAAACTCCGGTTCGGTGCGCGTGGAGCTGCAGGCAGACTGTTTCGCCGGAATGTGGGCCGCCTACGCGGCCCAGACCAAGGACGCCAACGGCAACACCTTCATGAAGCCGTTGACCGAGTCGGACCTGCGCTCTGCCCTCTCCGCGGCCTCCGCGGTGGGCGACGACCGCATCCAGAAGGCGGCCACCGGACGGGTCAGCCCCGAGGGCTGGACCCACGGCTCGGCAGCCCAACGCGAGGCGTGGTTCCTACAGGGCTACAAGACTGGCGACATTAACAAGTGCGACACCCTCTCGTCCAGGAACCTGAACAAGCCGGGCGCCTGA
- the soxR gene encoding redox-sensitive transcriptional activator SoxR, which translates to MNAADNFSQDLSVGQLAVRSGVTVSALHFYEREGLIQSWRTSGNQRRFDRSVLRRVAVIRAAQRAGIPLKAVGELFAGLPLDGAPAKEDWQAMSLAWREDLQERIHQLQSLRDGLGGCIGCGCLSLAECGFVNPNDKLADPEGGALLFREKKPDLT; encoded by the coding sequence ATGAACGCAGCCGACAATTTTTCCCAGGATCTCAGTGTGGGACAGCTGGCGGTCCGCTCCGGGGTGACGGTCTCCGCCCTGCACTTCTACGAACGCGAGGGGTTGATCCAATCGTGGCGCACCTCGGGCAACCAGCGGCGCTTCGACCGAAGCGTGCTGCGCCGCGTTGCCGTCATCCGCGCGGCGCAACGTGCGGGTATTCCGCTCAAGGCCGTCGGCGAGCTCTTTGCCGGGCTGCCGCTCGACGGGGCACCCGCGAAGGAAGACTGGCAGGCAATGTCGTTGGCGTGGCGGGAGGACCTACAGGAACGCATACACCAGCTCCAATCGCTGCGCGACGGGCTGGGCGGATGCATTGGTTGCGGCTGCCTGTCCCTGGCCGAATGCGGGTTCGTGAACCCCAATGACAAGCTTGCCGACCCCGAGGGCGGGGCGTTGCTGTTTCGTGAAAAGAAGCCCGATTTGACCTAA
- a CDS encoding energy-coupling factor transporter transmembrane component T family protein gives MSASHRMLLGHYQPGTSIVHRAPLFSKYLLVLAVSSSVLLWRVPAVGLGALLLSLLLFAVAGRRVLHAWAAPLRQLWWVFAILAIHQSLINSPVFALTLISGMFAAIQCGRLVLLTTTQAALLSGLEAAATPLRWVGGNPATVALAVALMLRSIPAIATSAQNLSDAAKARGVARNPAVLAAPVVINTVAYAQRTADALAARGIMERN, from the coding sequence ATGAGCGCCTCGCACCGGATGCTGCTGGGCCATTACCAGCCCGGCACGAGCATCGTCCACCGCGCACCGCTGTTCAGCAAGTACCTGCTGGTGCTTGCCGTCAGCTCTTCCGTGCTTCTCTGGCGCGTCCCGGCAGTCGGCCTGGGGGCCCTGCTTTTGAGCCTGTTGCTCTTCGCGGTGGCGGGCAGGCGCGTGCTGCACGCCTGGGCCGCCCCGCTGCGCCAGCTGTGGTGGGTGTTCGCGATCCTCGCGATCCACCAGTCGCTGATCAACTCCCCCGTTTTCGCGTTGACCCTCATCAGCGGCATGTTCGCCGCCATCCAATGCGGCAGGCTGGTCCTGCTGACCACCACCCAGGCGGCGTTGCTCAGCGGGCTCGAGGCAGCGGCAACGCCCCTGCGCTGGGTGGGCGGAAACCCCGCCACGGTGGCGCTGGCCGTCGCCCTGATGCTGCGAAGCATCCCGGCGATCGCAACCTCCGCGCAGAACCTTTCCGACGCTGCCAAGGCACGCGGCGTGGCCCGCAACCCCGCGGTGCTCGCCGCGCCCGTGGTGATCAACACCGTCGCCTATGCCCAGCGCACCGCCGATGCCCTGGCCGCCCGCGGCATCATGGAACGCAACTAG
- a CDS encoding flavin reductase family protein — protein MADQFRAAFGNHPAGVAIVTATGERGPAGITASSLISVAADPALVAFNVAGDRGSAHAILNADSILIHLLTSENTQLASLFAKSGDERFSRIDNWEQLESGEPLIHGLGTVLRCEIHSKTTAGPATLVVASVVEVLDGESTAAPLVYHQRGYHSIGDHSRLTV, from the coding sequence ATGGCTGACCAATTTCGCGCAGCCTTTGGCAACCACCCCGCAGGGGTAGCGATTGTGACGGCAACGGGGGAGCGCGGTCCGGCGGGCATCACCGCATCCTCGCTGATCTCCGTGGCGGCGGACCCGGCGCTGGTGGCGTTCAACGTGGCCGGCGACAGGGGCTCGGCCCATGCGATCCTGAACGCGGATTCCATCCTGATCCACTTGCTGACCTCGGAAAACACGCAGCTAGCCTCGCTTTTCGCCAAGTCAGGGGACGAACGCTTTTCTCGGATTGACAACTGGGAGCAGCTGGAATCGGGGGAGCCGCTGATTCACGGCCTCGGCACCGTCTTGCGATGCGAAATTCATTCAAAGACCACTGCCGGTCCGGCCACACTGGTCGTAGCATCGGTTGTGGAAGTCTTGGACGGCGAATCCACGGCCGCACCCCTGGTCTACCACCAGCGCGGTTACCACAGCATCGGTGATCATTCACGACTCACCGTTTAA
- a CDS encoding LysE family translocator: MTPGADWAYAIAAGLGRYRVVSAVAGLCTGYVFHTILIVAGMAALIASSPRLLSWLTLAGAAYLLWLGISTARSWRGAGFTVAAPQDTGQPSAATASVAVSHAAAAGDTALKARATTLQAASKPSERLFGPAFFRGLGTSGTNPKALLLYLALIPQFVRPDAALSVPAQTAIFGLSHMTLSVFIYSGVAIGARVLLRSRPTAARAVTLFSGLIMIGLGLVLVIEQAPTLLASFQILLSVVGK; the protein is encoded by the coding sequence ATGACACCGGGCGCCGACTGGGCGTATGCGATTGCCGCCGGCCTCGGCCGATACCGCGTTGTTTCCGCAGTCGCCGGATTGTGCACCGGTTACGTCTTCCACACCATCCTGATCGTTGCCGGCATGGCGGCGCTGATCGCAAGCTCGCCCCGGCTGTTGTCATGGCTGACCCTGGCCGGCGCGGCCTACCTGCTCTGGCTCGGCATTTCGACGGCGCGAAGCTGGCGGGGAGCCGGATTCACCGTGGCCGCGCCCCAGGACACCGGGCAGCCATCGGCAGCCACGGCTTCCGTTGCGGTCTCCCATGCGGCCGCCGCCGGCGACACCGCGTTGAAGGCGCGCGCAACCACCCTTCAGGCCGCCAGCAAGCCGTCGGAACGCCTCTTTGGCCCGGCATTCTTCCGCGGCCTGGGAACCAGCGGCACAAACCCGAAGGCGCTGCTGCTTTACCTGGCCCTGATCCCCCAGTTCGTTCGGCCCGACGCAGCCCTTTCAGTTCCAGCGCAAACCGCTATCTTCGGGCTTTCCCACATGACGCTTTCCGTGTTCATCTATTCGGGTGTTGCCATTGGCGCACGGGTGCTGCTGCGTTCGCGCCCAACCGCGGCACGGGCCGTGACCCTATTCAGCGGCCTGATCATGATCGGGCTTGGTCTGGTACTGGTGATTGAGCAGGCACCGACGCTGCTGGCATCCTTCCAGATCCTGCTTTCGGTCGTCGGAAAGTAA
- a CDS encoding AI-2E family transporter, translating into MTEGHKFIISLPGNLDRIEEQTWFLSLNDQLDGALVPGLEWVQKTIAAPSTWLFVGNGALKVGFGVANAVVGTLFVTVLTMYFVTSLEQMKNSFYALVPASRRERVVEIAASVGSYLSGMSILAVLNATFTFLLLTFMQVPFASVLGILALPITMIPLVGSVISAAIVTVVALITSSTTGLVVMLAMIACMQIEAYILTPRIVGKAIKIPGSMVLIGAMVRGTLAGLLGALVACPASASILLILKKVVVPAQAKR; encoded by the coding sequence GTGACCGAAGGCCACAAGTTCATTATCTCGCTGCCGGGCAACCTTGATCGGATCGAGGAACAGACATGGTTCCTCTCACTGAACGACCAGCTGGATGGGGCGTTGGTTCCGGGCCTCGAGTGGGTACAGAAAACCATCGCAGCCCCTTCGACATGGCTGTTTGTGGGAAACGGCGCACTGAAGGTCGGCTTCGGTGTGGCAAATGCGGTGGTCGGCACACTTTTTGTCACCGTGCTGACCATGTACTTCGTGACCTCGCTGGAGCAAATGAAAAACAGCTTCTACGCATTGGTTCCCGCCTCGCGGCGCGAACGGGTCGTGGAAATCGCCGCCTCAGTGGGCAGCTACCTCAGCGGCATGTCGATCCTCGCCGTACTCAACGCGACCTTCACCTTCCTGCTGCTGACCTTCATGCAGGTTCCGTTTGCCTCCGTGCTGGGCATCCTGGCCCTGCCCATCACAATGATCCCGCTGGTCGGCTCGGTGATCAGCGCGGCAATCGTCACCGTCGTCGCCCTGATCACCTCCTCCACGACGGGCCTGGTCGTGATGCTGGCGATGATCGCCTGCATGCAAATCGAGGCCTACATCCTGACCCCGCGCATTGTCGGAAAGGCCATCAAGATCCCCGGATCCATGGTGCTGATTGGCGCAATGGTCCGCGGAACGCTGGCCGGGCTGCTGGGTGCGCTTGTTGCCTGCCCGGCCAGTGCCTCCATACTGCTGATCCTCAAGAAGGTCGTCGTTCCCGCCCAGGCAAAACGGTAG
- a CDS encoding metal-sulfur cluster assembly factor produces the protein MSVSNETAGGSAHTDLEDVEEALKDVIDPELGVNIVDLGLLYGLKYADDGALLIDMTLTTAACPLTDVLEEQVSAALESVVDSYRLNWVWMPPWGPERITDDGRDQMRALGFNI, from the coding sequence ATGAGCGTCTCCAACGAAACGGCCGGAGGGTCGGCTCACACTGACCTTGAAGACGTCGAAGAGGCGTTGAAGGATGTCATCGACCCGGAACTCGGTGTCAATATCGTGGACCTCGGCCTGCTCTACGGCCTGAAGTACGCCGATGACGGCGCACTTCTGATCGACATGACCCTGACGACCGCGGCCTGCCCGCTGACCGACGTGTTGGAAGAGCAGGTTTCGGCTGCGCTGGAGTCGGTTGTCGATTCCTACCGCCTGAACTGGGTCTGGATGCCGCCATGGGGTCCCGAGCGGATCACCGATGACGGCCGCGACCAGATGCGTGCCCTCGGGTTCAACATCTAG
- a CDS encoding superoxide dismutase, protein MAIYTLPELQYDYAALEPSISARIMELHHSKHHAAYVAGANAALEQLAEARGKGEFGNIPKLSKDLAFHLGGHTNHSIFWNNLSPEGGDKPEGELAAAIDDAFGSFDAFRAHFTAAAMSLQGSGWALLGFEGLGSQLVIEQLYDQQGNVPVATTPLLMLDMWEHAFYLDYVNVKADYVKAFWDIVNWADVSARFEAARAGAATLIVPGK, encoded by the coding sequence TTGGCTATTTACACCTTGCCTGAGCTGCAGTACGACTACGCGGCCCTGGAGCCGAGCATTTCGGCGCGGATCATGGAGCTGCACCACAGCAAGCACCATGCCGCGTACGTGGCCGGCGCGAACGCGGCGCTGGAGCAGCTGGCCGAGGCGCGCGGGAAGGGCGAGTTCGGGAACATCCCGAAGCTGTCCAAGGACCTGGCGTTCCACCTGGGCGGGCACACGAACCACTCGATCTTCTGGAACAACCTGTCCCCGGAGGGCGGGGACAAGCCCGAGGGCGAGCTGGCCGCGGCGATCGACGACGCGTTCGGGTCCTTCGACGCGTTCCGTGCGCACTTCACGGCCGCGGCGATGAGCCTGCAGGGCTCGGGTTGGGCGTTGCTGGGCTTCGAGGGGCTGGGCTCGCAGCTGGTCATCGAGCAGCTCTACGACCAGCAGGGCAACGTGCCGGTGGCGACGACGCCGTTGCTGATGCTGGACATGTGGGAGCACGCGTTCTACCTGGACTACGTGAACGTGAAGGCCGACTACGTGAAGGCGTTCTGGGACATCGTGAACTGGGCGGATGTCTCGGCGCGTTTCGAGGCCGCCCGTGCGGGTGCCGCGACCCTGATCGTCCCGGGCAAGTAA
- a CDS encoding MFS transporter — protein MPKQQAATDRILTTKSHSAWRNSIFGIFFLCGYAFATWVARLPAVREELALTTADVGILLFAVAIGSIGGLAFAPNILARMGVRRGIATGLVSLGLALAALGAVTDLTSNVPAVILILVFYGFVFSATDVMMNVDGAAVERAVGKTLLPMMHAFFSLGTIVGAVSGAAAARANISVVWNFAAVGLLIILLGLFFVRNVTPLEPAGEKSADGDTAGMSWIQRVFGVFRDGRLMLIGLMVAGLAFAEGSANDWLTIASVDDHHFTEAAGALVFGTFVTAMTAGRFFGGPVIDRFGHKRALVFMGILGLAGIALFIVAPAPWAVFTGALLWGLGGSLGFPVGMSVAAAHPTDGPRRVGIVAIFGYSSMLIGPPVIGFLGEHFGLLNAFILVAVVLFLTLLITPRATNPERAARAAAQRVD, from the coding sequence TTGCCCAAGCAACAAGCTGCCACAGACAGAATCCTCACCACGAAAAGCCACTCCGCCTGGCGTAATTCAATCTTCGGGATCTTCTTCCTGTGTGGATACGCGTTTGCCACCTGGGTGGCCCGGTTGCCGGCCGTCCGCGAGGAGCTCGCGCTGACCACCGCCGACGTCGGAATCCTGCTCTTCGCAGTTGCCATCGGTTCGATCGGCGGTTTGGCCTTCGCGCCGAACATCCTGGCCCGCATGGGCGTGCGACGCGGGATCGCCACGGGCTTGGTGTCGCTGGGGTTGGCGCTGGCGGCGCTGGGTGCGGTGACGGACCTCACGAGCAATGTCCCTGCCGTCATCCTGATCCTGGTGTTCTACGGATTTGTTTTTAGCGCCACCGACGTGATGATGAACGTCGATGGCGCGGCGGTCGAACGGGCCGTCGGCAAGACGCTCCTGCCCATGATGCATGCCTTCTTCAGCCTGGGAACCATCGTCGGTGCCGTCAGCGGCGCGGCCGCGGCACGGGCGAACATCAGCGTCGTGTGGAACTTCGCAGCCGTCGGCCTGCTGATCATCTTGCTCGGCCTGTTCTTCGTGCGCAACGTGACGCCATTGGAGCCGGCAGGGGAGAAGTCCGCGGACGGGGACACGGCGGGCATGTCATGGATCCAGCGGGTGTTCGGGGTGTTCCGCGACGGGCGCCTGATGCTGATCGGCCTCATGGTCGCGGGCCTGGCGTTCGCCGAGGGATCGGCCAACGACTGGCTCACCATCGCGTCGGTGGATGACCACCACTTCACCGAGGCGGCCGGCGCGCTGGTCTTCGGCACATTTGTCACCGCCATGACCGCCGGACGATTCTTCGGCGGCCCCGTGATCGACCGCTTCGGCCACAAGCGCGCCCTGGTCTTCATGGGCATCCTCGGTCTGGCCGGAATCGCCCTGTTCATCGTTGCGCCGGCACCCTGGGCCGTGTTCACCGGAGCGCTGCTCTGGGGCCTGGGCGGATCCCTCGGCTTCCCCGTCGGCATGTCAGTGGCCGCGGCCCACCCCACCGACGGACCCCGCCGCGTGGGCATCGTGGCGATCTTCGGCTACTCCTCGATGTTGATCGGGCCCCCGGTGATCGGATTCCTCGGAGAGCACTTCGGCCTGCTCAACGCCTTCATCCTGGTCGCAGTGGTGCTCTTCCTGACCCTGCTGATCACCCCGCGGGCCACAAACCCGGAGCGTGCGGCGCGGGCCGCGGCGCAACGCGTCGACTGA